aaatgtCTCCTTTGTAACCAAAAAGTGTATTAGGTTTTGAAACCTATCTTTCTACTCCATGTAAAGAACACAGATAAGAACATTACATCCAAAAATGCAAAGAGAAAAACAGTCCCAAGCAATCCATTTTTCGGAAACTACCAGCCAAAAACACGTTGTAAGTTTCCAATAACTTTAATACACCTATAGACAATGTATATCTTTTAGTAATTATCCATTAATAGTGTGAAAGGAGGTTGAGAAATTACTAAAACTCACTTGCTCCATTTGCTCCAACTTGAGATCAGCCTCCTTTGCTGCCTTAACAAGATGGGTTATACGATACTGGAGTTTTGCATTTTCCACAGCAAGCTTTTGCGCCTGCAAGTCacaagtaaaaatattttagctcTCTTCGATACTGTCCAAATTTGAAGAGAACACAATAGAAATTGGTAGAACCTTTGCTCGTTCTAAAACCAGCTCTGCATTAGCCTCTTCAAGCTTTGACTGAAGTTCACTTATCAATTTCAAATGGTCCTCATTTTTAGCACCTGAACAAGTATGGACACAGACAAAAAAAGTTAGGACCAAATTTTGTAGCTTGGAAATTTCATCGGTTCAGTAAAGTGCCTTGGGACCTACCCTTCTTATTTGTAAGGGCAGCTTCTAGTCTGGACAAGCGTTCCTATTATATAAAAACCAGCTAGTTAGCAAAATTCCAGCGTAAATTGGAAAGGGGAAAAACAAACCTATATTATTTACATTAGAAACACAAATACTTTTTTACTAAATGAATTGCATCTAAGAtataaagtgcaaaaaaaagaaaaaaaaagccacatgaaatcatttttttatacaattaattttaaaattgggttGAATGGGAACACATTTGGGACACCTGCAGCAGGTTCCTGACAAGCaagtttttttaaggaaaaaacttCCATCCAGTGATCTCCCGCGACACGTGACCATTTTAGGATACATATCGTGCTAGCTAGTGTCACCTCCAGTGAGAACTAGAGCCAAGCCAAACCCTTTTTTTAAATGGGTAAATTATAAACACGTTCACTGATTCTTGCTCTTATGGAAATCAAATTGTTCTTGTGGGCATAAAAATTTATGCCCAAACAATGTGATTTTCAACTTGCAAGCAATTCTAAATGAAAAGAAGATACTTTTTTGTATTCTTGTAATGAGGCTTCCAGTAGCCATCAAAAATCCAAGCAATTCATCTCTCACCACATACAACCTCTATGAGAAACAATGTGATAAAaacaaacccttttttttaaaaaaatttcgaaaacaaaaacataagaaGAGAGagcatatataaaaaatgccCAAGTTTGAGTCCAACCAATCACAAGTTTAATTCCAAACTACTCAAACATGCTTTAATCTACATTCATATAAGCATACACAAAGACATAAAGGtcgtaaaataaaaaattaaaaaaaaaaaaaaaaaacccataccataaaaaagtaaataaagcCCAGAATCATGAAACATATAATCAGAAATAGCGACTTATCAAAAACATCTTCAGatatagagaaagaaaaaaccatTGGAATTCATCAAgaaaagttttataaaaaaagaaaaaaagaaatgaaaatagaaGAAACCAACCTCAGATTCAGAAGCTCTTTGGTAAAAGGGCTCCAAGGTCTTTTCCAGGTGGCTTCGATTCTCAGATTCCCCCATTTTTCTTATtctgttgggtttttttttttttttttgggtagggGGGTGTCTTAGTTTTTTCCGAACGGCTTCTTCAACCGTCAACTGCGTTGGCGTGGTGCTCGGGTTTTAGAGGACAGAAAACGTGTATTGTGATTACCTTATTCTAGCTAGGGCTTCCTGGGCTTGGCAGTGGCCCATATGGGTTTTGGCCCTTTGGGTTGTTTttatgtgattaaaaaaaacaaaactcttACAAAGTAAATCTCATATGATGAAAGTATCTAAAAAGGGAAAATATTAAACACTTatcgaccaaaaaaaaaacagagaagacaaaaaataataatataagacCCAATCACACCAAAGCTATAACTTACCAAATCAAGCAAGCATTCCTAAGAACCACGTTGAATCAAAACATGAGATCATAGAATAATATTGGATtagttttcaagaaaaaaactttataaagtTGTAGGAATGGAAGTAAATGTAAGTTCTACCATAAAACTATATAAAACATTCTTACACGTAATCGCATGGTCCATCCCATCTTTTCAATTGCAGCATTCAGAGACGAAGGGAAAGACGGACTATTTTATTAAAGGAAGCAAATTGCAAACTTGGAAGTGTATACCATGGAGTAATAAagataaccatttttttttttaaccccacGTTTTAGGGTATTGgatatatacaaaatttatccttatttttctatctttatCACTACTTTTTGGGTAactgtttttcttctttctttatttttatttttattttttaaaaaacgaTGAATGACAACTTCTGCTAAGGAGTTAATGGGTCTACtacaaaatttgtaaattttttttttaaaaaaaaatgtatttttaccGAGTTAtccttaaattttgaaaaccaacGTGAGTGTATTAGGAgtgtggtcctattttgtagatagTGTTTTATGTGGaagttaaaaaagtttttttaccaaattttgcCTCTACTTAAACGTAGGTTGTAAGGGTATTTGGAACTAAAAAAATGTCCAGTACTTAAACAGTAGTATAAATAAATGTGGTTtcaattaaatcatatatttcacaaataaaaaattaaacccgAAAGTATATGAGTGTTATAATTAAACCCATGTTGTTTCACTTGACTTATCACACGCGCTTCGCGCTTgcaatgagttttttttttattttttttattttttttatatatatattttttatataaattatctTTAGCTTAGTAtcataatgtttaaaagtgagatagagatTATGTCCCAATTCTTTATTTCAACCCTTGATTTTTTTATCTAACTCTCATGTAGAGGTATATGTAGAGGTATTGGAATTCAAATAGGAGAAGTCATCTGTGTTAAAAAGGTAAGATAAAACATCtaaccccaaaaaataaaaaataaaaagtctcaTATCACATTTCAATAACTCTAAGGgcaaatgacttttttttttttttccttaaaagaaAAGGGTCAAATgacaatttttgttgtttccCACATCGAATTAACTTCCTCATTCTCATTAACCCTCAACTTTCCAATCACCCTTAGATTTGTGGACATTATCAGCATTTAGGAGTAAAGACCTCTGTACTGGATGTATCCTTTATTCCTTCTGTATGTGCTTGTGAGAGTTCATATATCTATCTTTGATTATCATCAAGTGTTTTTTGTATAGGTGTAGCTTGTTCTAGTTTTGTTTGCTATTAAGAGGGTTTTGTTTCTACGATTTTCAGCTTAAGCAACTTGTTGTATATGGATTGTTctcaataaatttttcttttaaaaaaaaaaattaagaaacactacaaaaaaaatgcgggctatagccgcatttttttgGATAGGGCCTATAGCTACGTttaaaaaatgcggctatatgtccaaccttttttatttatttattattattattatttttaaggatGACCTATAGCCATGTTTACAAAACATGGCCGATGAGGATAAGCACTAAGTGTTGTTCGTCCTTGCATAGTCGtccaaaacaaagaagaagttATATTAGCTCGTCCAAGAATGAGAACACATAAAAGAACTTGTCCATAGACAACCAAGTCATGCCACGAATAGAACTCTCCATAGACGAGTATATCTATAGACGACATGTACATGGACAAGTGAATTATACTTGGTGAGTAATGTAGAAAATCCTCCATTAGATTCACATGAGTAGAATACGACACATTGCTTGATATGTGGAAGAAATTCCATATACAACGCCCCATCCAACCCATTTCCTTTGTCAACCGCCAGCATTACCCATAATGGTAATGGATCCAAACAAGTAGACCCACGTCTAAATCTCTATAAAAGGAGTAAAATCCATTCACCCAAGGTAAGTTCTAAccattcactattttctttccttgtgTCTtagaaagaaaattgacttaacCGTCGGAGGGTCCTTGGCCGGGTCACACCGGTCACCTTTGATAGTGCTTTCTATCTTTTCAGGATACACAGCCATTACCATAGCCCAAAGTATTTTAGCCTACTGATTTTCATGcttcatcagttggcgccgtttgtgggaaagTAAGAGAGTTTCTATCaaccttttttgttttcattagtTGGCGTTGTCTATGATAAAGTAAGAGAGTTTCTATCAACTTTTCTGTTTTCCAAGATAAAAAGGCTGCATGGTTCGGACAAGGTCAATGGCTACTAGTCCAGGACACCAAGAGAGTGGAAACGCCTCCAGTCACCCAAATTGCGCACCACCACCCCTTGTAACCGTCCAACAATAGTTACAATTCATGGCAGCAACGATGGCATAACTTACACAACAAAACCAAGAGTTAACTAGGGAAGTTAACAGGCAACGTCAACAACATGGTGGAGAACGAGGTCAAAACTCAGGATTTGAAGGTGTTGAGAACAATGCTGAAGGGGACCATTCCAGGGGTATTGTCACTCGAAGGGTATTgcatttggagagagagatggaccaaatgaaaAGAGCTATGGAAGAAATGAAGGATTCCATGAGAAGGGCAAACCACGTGGATGACCTCGTCCACAGAACAGATTCCCCCTTCACTGCGTCTATCACCAGCCATCCCTTGCCTTCCAAGTTCAAAATGCCCTCCCTAAATTCATAAGACAAGACATGCGACCCTTGTGATCACATTGCCACGTTCAAAACAACCATGCATCTGCAAGGTATTCTAGATGAAATTATGTGCAAAGCTTTTCCTACGACCTTGAAAGGACCGGTTAGAGTGTGGTTCAGAAAATTACCGCCAAACACTATAACTTTTTTCCAGGAGTTAAGTAAGTTGTTTGTTAACAACTTAGTAGGTGGACAAAGGCAAAAACATTCCTTGTCCAGTTTGTTGAGTATAGAGCAAGGAGAGAACGAAAGTCTACACTCATTTATCAGCCGTTTCAACAGAGAAGCCTTATTAGTGGATGAGATGGACGACAAGATCCTCTTGGTAGCTTTCTACAATGGAGTTAAATTGGACCTATTCATTCATAAGCTATATGATAGGGAGCCACAGATGATGGCTGAGTTGATACATTTGGCCTAAAGTTTCATGAATGCAGAGGATGCCATTAttgctaagaagaaaaagaaaggtgaaCGACTAGAGAATAGTGTATTGTGATTACCTTTTTCTAGCTAGGGCTTCTTGGGCTTGGCAATGGCCCATATGGGTTTTGGCCCTTTGGGTTGTTTttatgtgattaaaaaaaaacaaaactcttGCAAAGTAAATCTCATAAGATGAAACTatctaaaaagagaaaatattaaacACTTATcgactaaaaaagaaaaaaagaaaaaagagaagacaaaaaataataatataagacCCAATCACACCAAAGCTATAACTTACCAAATCAAGCAAGCATTCCTAAGAACCACGTTGAATCAAAACATGAGATCATAGAACAATATTGGATtagttttcaagaaaaaaactttataaagtTGTAGGAATGGAAGTAAATGTAAGTACTACCATAAAATTGCATAAAACATTCTTACACGTAATCGCATGGTCCATCCCATCTTTTCAATTGCAGCATTcaaagatgaagggaaagatggaCTATTTTATTAAAGGAAGCAAACTGCAAACTTGGAAGTGTATACCATGGAGTAATAAAGATAACCAGTTTTACTTTGAAAATTGGAAAAACAAATGATAAttattcaaacattttactttgaaaagtgaaaaaataaataaataaataaaaataaaaataaaaataaagaaagaagaaagatagtTACCCAAAAAGTAGTGataaagatagaaaaataaggataaattttgtatatatcCAATACCCTAAAACGTGaggttaaaattaaaaaaattaaaaaaaaaaaaaacaaaaacaaaaatggtgAATGACAACTTCAGCTAAGGAGTTAATGGGTCTACTACAAaatttgtagaaattttttttttaaaaaaaaaatgtatttttaccaAGTTAtccttaaattttgaaaaccaacAGAAATGTGGTTCTATTTTGTAGACAATATTGTACATGGAAGTTACAGatatatttttgtcacattatCCTTTAGTTTTGAAAACCAACGTGAGTGTACTAGGAGTGTGGTCTTGTTTTGTAGATAATGTTTTACGTGAGagttaaaaaaaacttttttactaaattttgtctctacttaaacgtaGGTTGTAAGGGTATTTGGAACTAAAAAAATGTCCAGTACTTAAACAGTAGTATAAATAAATGTGATTtcaattaaatcatatatttcacaaataaaaaattaaacccgAAAGTATATGAGTGTTATAATTAGACCAATGTTGTTTCACTTGCCTTATCATACGCGCTTCGCGCTTGcaatgagatttaaaaaaaaaataaaaaaaaatttaacatgaGCTTAGTAtcataatgtttaaaagtgagatagagatTACGTCCCAATTCTTTATTTCAGCTCTTGATTTTTTATCTAACTCTCATGTAGAGGTATATGTAGAGGTATTAGAATTCAAATAGGAGAAGTCATCTGTGTTACAAATGTAAGATAAAACAtttaaccccaaaaaataaaaaagaagaagtctcATATCACATTTCAATAACTCTAAGGTcaaatggctttttttttttttttttttccccttaaaagAAAAGGGTCAAATgacaatttttgttgtttccCACATCAAATTGACTTCCTCATTCTCATCAACCCTCAACTTTCCAATGACCCTTAGATTTGTGGACATTATCAGCATTTAGGAGTAAAGACCTCTGTATTGGATGTATCCTTCATTTCTTCTGTATGTGCTTGTGAGAGTTCATATATATATCTTTGATTCTCATCAAGTATTTTTTGTATAGATGTAGCTTGTTCTAATTTTCTTTGATGTTAAGAGGGTTTTGTTTCTATGATTTTTAGCTTAAGCAACTTGTTGTATATGGAttgttttcaataaatttttcttagaaaaaaaaaattatgaaacactacaaaaaaatgcggattatagccgcattttttttagttgcgTTTacaaaaaacgcagctatagctgacctatagccacgtttttaaaacgtGTCTATATGTTAAGTCTATAGCTACGTTTGTAAGTGTTTTTAGATAGGGCCTATAACTACGTttaaaaaatgcggctataggtccagccaaatttatttattgttattattattattatttttttttttttaaggatgacctatagccacgtttacaAAACATGGCCAATGAGGATAAGCACTAAGTGTTGTTTGTCCATGCATAGTCCtccaaaacaaagaagaagttATATTAGCTCGTCCAAGAACGAGAACACATAAAAGAACTCGTCCGTAGACAACCAAGTCCTGCCACGAATAGAACTCTCCATAGACGAGAATATCTACAAACGACATGTAAATGGACGAGTGAATTATACTTGGTGAGTTATGTAGAAAATCCTCCATTAGATTCACATGAGTAGAATATGAAACATTGCATGATACGTGGAAGAAATTCCATATACAACGCCCTATGCAACCCATTTTCTTTGTCAATTGCCAGCATTACCCATAATGGTAATGGATCAAAACAAGTAAACCCACGtctaactctctataaaaggatTAAAATCCATTCACCCAAGGTAATTTCTAAccattcactattttctttccttgtgtcttagagagaaaactgacttAACCATCGGAAGGTCCTTGGCCGGGTCACACTGGTCACCTTTGACagtgctttctttcttttcaggatACATAGCCATTACCATAGCCTGAAGTATTTTAGCCTACTGATTTTCATACTTCATCAGTTGGCGTCGTTTGTGGGAAAGTAAGAGAGTTTCTAtcaacttgttttgttttcattagttggcgccgtctatgggaaagTAAGAGAGTTTCTATAAGCTTTTATGTTTTCCAAGATAAAAAGGCTGCATGGTTCGGACAAGGTTAATGGCTACTAGTCCAGGACACCAAGAGAGTGAAAACGCCTCCAGTCACCCAAATTACGCATCACTACCCCCTATGACTGTCCAGCAATAGTTACAATTCATGGCAGCAGCGATGACAAAACTTACACAACAAAACCAAGAGTTAACTAAGGAAGTTAATAGGCAACGTCAACAACATGGTGGAGAATGAGATTAGAATTCAGGATGTGAAGGTGTTGAGAACAATACTAAAGGGGACCATTCCAGGGGAATTGTCACTCGAAGGGTACCgcatttggagagagagatggaccaaatgaaaAGAGCTATGGAAGAAATGAAGGATTCCATGAGAAGGGAAAACTACGTGGATGACCTCGTCCACAGAACAGATTCCCCCTTCACTACGTCCATCACCAGCCATCCCTTGCCTTCCAAGTTCAAAATACCCTCCCCAGATTCATACGACAGGACATGCGACCCTTATGATCACATTGCCACGTTCAAAACAACCATGCCTCTACAAGGTGTTCCAGATGAAATTATGTGCAGAGCCTTTCCTATGACCTTGAAAGGACTGGCTAGAGTGTGGTTCAGAAAATTACTGCCAAACACTATAACTTCTTTCCAGGAGTAAAGTAAGTTGTTTGTTAACAACTTAGTAGGTGGACAAAGGCAGAAACATTCCTCGTCCAATTTGTTGAGCATAGAGCAAGGAGAGAACGAAATTCTACACTCATTTATTAATCGTTTCAATGGAGAAGCCTTATTAGTGGATGAGATGGATGACAAGAACCTCTTGGCATCTTTCTACAATGGAGTTAGCTTGGACCTATTCACTCATAAGCTATATGATAGGGAGCCACAGACGATGGCAGAGTTGATACATTTAGCCCAAAGTTTCATGAATGCAGAGGATGCCATTAttgctaagaagaaaaagaaaggtgaaCGACCAGAGAATAGTTACGTGCACCACCTGGAATAAGGTCCTCGTCCAAAGAAAGCCAAAGTGGGGGAGAAAAGAGACCGGGACGGCAAGAAGACAGGGTTGTCCTCAGGACGATATTCCAACTACACTCCTTTGAATACTTCACTCGATTAAGTGTTGATGTAGATAAAGGATGATCCATCTTTGAAGTGGCTAGAAAGAATGAAGGGAGATCTTAGCAAAAGGAATAAAAGCAAGCATTGTCACTTTCATCATGACCATGGGCATGACATAGACGAATGTTATGACTTAAAGCAACAGATTGAAGTTCTTATCAAACAAGGAAAATTGCTCCGAGGAGATCATAAGGACGAGAGACAACTAATGAAAGGTAAACTGGAGGAACTAGTACGTCCACCGTTTAGAGAAATAAAGATGATTGTAGGGAGCATGTCTATAGGAAGCTCTTCCAAGGCTAAGAAGACCTATTTACGGGTCGTCCAAAATGTTCAACTGTCTAGACAACCACCAAGGATGATCAAAGAAGACGAGCCAAATGATTGCATTATCCTCATGAAGATGGGATTGTCATCACTTTGACGATTGCAAATTATATGACCAGAAGGGTGTTAGTAGACAATGGGAGTTCAGCAAGCATCCTTTATTATCTAGCCTTTCAACAAGTGAGGATTAACAAGGAGTTACTTCATCAAGTGAATGTGCCATTGATCGGGTTTGGAGGAATGAAGGTTCTACCATTAGGTACAATCTCCCTACTAGTCGTGCTTAGCTCTTGTCCACGACAAATCAATAAGGAAGTAAATTTCCTTGTTGTGGATTGTTCGTCTTCATATAATGCCATCATTAGAGGACCAACTCTGAATAGTTGGAGAGCTGCAACATCCACTTACCAC
The DNA window shown above is from Quercus lobata isolate SW786 chromosome 7, ValleyOak3.0 Primary Assembly, whole genome shotgun sequence and carries:
- the LOC115952414 gene encoding uncharacterized protein LOC115952414: MGESENRSHLEKTLEPFYQRASESEERLSRLEAALTNKKGAKNEDHLKLISELQSKLEEANAELVLERAKAQKLAVENAKLQYRITHLVKAAKEADLKLEQMEQVLTGKLDALKLEDSKIVS